A segment of the Sporocytophaga myxococcoides genome:
TAGATCCAAGTGTTGTTCAAAGAGAGATTGAGATTGGAAAAGAGCAGGCAAGAGCTGAAGGAAAAGCAGAAGCTATGCTTGAGAAAATCGCTCTTGGTAAATTGAATAAATTCTATAAAGACAATACATTGTTGAACCAAGAATTCGTAAAAGATAATTCTAAAACTATCAGCCAGATGCTTGATAGTGTTCAGAAAGGCTTGACAGTTTCTGCTTTCAGAAGAATTTCTGTAAACTAATTAAAAACATAAATTTTAATAAATAAAAAAGTCCCGAATTCCGGGACTTTTTTATTTATATACTTCTTCTTTTTATTCGAAGTGAATGGTAGTGTTTGGTAATAAGGCTTTTACCTTATCTTGTTCTTTTTTACTTAACTCATTTCCAACCAGAACAAGAGTTTTAAGATTTTTTAAGTTTGCTATTTCTATTGGCAAACTGGTTAGTTTGTTTAGCGCCAGGTCAAGAGTTTCAAGAGAGGATAAAGTTGCGACAGATTTGGGTAACTCTGCTAATGCGTTTTGTCTTAGATTTAATATCTTAAGATTTTTCAGATTCCCGAATTCATAAGGAAGCGTCGTAATTTTATTTTTGTTAAGACTTAATTCCTTGAGATGTACTAATTTTCCTATAGAAGGAGAAACAGTTGTTATCTGGTTACTATTAAGATCTAATGATAACAGAGCAGTTAGTTTCCCGAATTTATCAGAGATTGTAGTTGCTTTGTTATTAAAGAAATTAAGTTTTACCAGGTAAATCAGGTGGTCACTATTTGCCGGTAAATCGGTCAGAATTTTAGAGCTAAAATCCGCACAATAAACTACTTCCGGTTCAAAAAAAGCACCATCCAGGTCAAAACATTCGCCCATGCAGCTCTTTTCAAGTTTTGCAGCGGCATCTTCTTTCCCCAATTTCATTGCACTTACAAAATCAGTACATAGCTCTGAGCTGAAGAATCCCATTTTCTTGCCTAAAAGATCCTTAGCATATGCTCGATGGTAATAAGCATCTGCAAAATCAGGTTTTAAGCTAATTGCGTTGGTAAATTCCCCAATGGCCTGAATATATTCTTTTCTATTAAGACTAGCTAAACCATTTTCATAATAAGTCTTGGCATCAGGCTGATTAAAACTGGAAAGCGTTATGAAAATGAAAATAAGGCCTACGGTAAAAAACTGTTTCATAGGAGTAGTATTATTCCTTTTTGATTTGTACTTGAGCTTTTAAACAAAGGTTACAATAAGTTTTTCACAAATAATGCTTCCTCCTCATATTCAGAGGAAGATTTTTTTGAGAGTTGCCAAAGGTACAAAAATTATTTGCCTGAATTCATTAGTTCTTCAATTTCGTCAGCTTCAATTGGAATATTTTCCATTAAATCGATTGGTCCTTTTTCTGAAAGAAGTATATTATTTTCAATTCGTATGCCTAATCCTTCTTCTTTAATATAAATGCCTGGCTCGACGGTAAAAACCATTCCGTTTTCAAATATGGCATTTCTGCTGCCTACATCGTGTACGTCCAGACCTAGGTAGTGACTGACTCCATGCATAAAATATTTTCTGTATAATGGATTGGCTGGGTCTTGGTTTTTAACTTCCTTATTGTCAAGTAGTTTTAGTTTTATTAATTCTTCTTCCACAATTTTACCTACGGTTTCATTGTAGGTTTTAAAATTATTTCCTGCCACCAAGAGTTTTTTAGCTTCTTTCATGACTTTAAGGACGGCATTGTAAACATCTTTCTGTCTTGAGGTGTATTTTCCATTTACTGGTATACTTCTGGTGAGGTCTGCAGCATAGTTGGCATATTCCGCTCCAAAGTCCAGGAGCAGTATATCCCCATCTTTACACCTTTGGTCATTTACTACATAATGTAGAATACAACTGTTTGCTCCAGAAGCGATTATGGATTGATAAGCAGGTCCGCGTGAACGGTTTTTAAGAAATTCGTAAGCTATTTCTGCCTCAATTTCGTATTCCATTACTCCAGGTTTTACGAAGTTTAGTACTCTCCTGAAAGCTTTTTCTGTGATATTCACAGCTGTTTTCATCTGTTCTATTTCTATTTCTGATTTTATTGACCGGAGTTTATGAAGAATGGGAGCAGATCGTTCATAGGTATGTAAGGGGTAATTTTTCTTACACCATTTTGCAAATCTTTCTTCCTTTGACAATACTTGTTTATCTGCTCTGGTATGCTCATTGTAGTTTAAGTAAATCGAAGAGCAGTCGAATATTAAAGAGTTTAATACAGATTTAAACTGAGAAGACCAGTATATAGTGGGAATCCCTGATGCCGCTGAAGCTTCGGTTTTAGTAAGTTTGTTTCCTTCCCAGGTTGCGATATGTTCATTCGTTTCTCTGATAAAAAGAATTTCCCTTAGAGACTCACTTTTTGCATCAGGAAATAAAACAAGAATAGTCTCTTCCTGGTCTATACCTGAGAGGTAAAATAGATCGTTATTTTGTCGGAAGGGCAGAGTGCCGTCAGCATTGGTGGGATATATATCATTGGAAACAAATATTGCAATGGACCCGGGTTTAAGTTGACTAACAAAATTTGATCTGTTTTTTACAAAAAGGCCCTTATCAATAGGTAGGTATTTCATTTTAAAGTAATTTTATAAATCGTTTTGAAAATTGATATTTATGAATAAAATAATAAAAACCATATTCTTTTGTTTCATTTCAGTTTATTCGTTCGGCCAGAATAAATACTGGGTTAATTTTAAAGATAAAGATATTCAGAATTATGATTACGAAAAGTATTTAAGTTCCGAAACGATCAAAAACAGAAAACGATTTAATCTGGCACTATATCAATACTCAGATGTGCCTGTTAATCCGCTATATATTAAGACGCTCACTAATTCCGGTATTGACATTCAAAGTAAATCACGATGGTTTAATTCCGTCTCTGTATTTCTTAATCAAGACCAGTTGAAGCAAATATCCGAAATGCCTTTTGTTGCATCAGTGGAACCGGTTAACAGGGATATTATCATTACTGGTAGCGAAACTAATTTGAAACCGGAAAACTATCATATCGCAATGATACAGATGCAGTCGAATGCAATGCTGGCTAAAAACCTTACAGGGGAAGGTGTTACCATAGGTGTAATAGATGCAGGTTTTCTTCAGGCTAATTCAGATAGATATCTTGTTCATTTATTTGAAGAAGAAAGGATTAAAGGCCAGAGAGATTTTCAGGATCCTTCCAGAAAGGACATAATGAGTGAATCTGCTACTGATGCTGATTCTCATGGAACAACCGTACTTCAGATGATAAGTGGATATTACCCCCAGCAGAAAACTCAGACAGGTTTGGCAGTAAACAGTAATTTTTACCTGGCAAGAACTGAAAATGGTGCAAGAGAATACAGAGGAGAAGAAGATAAGTGGATTGAAGCCATAGAATGGTTGGATAGTTTAGGAGTAAGGCTGGTGAATACTTCTCTGGGATATGCGATAAATATGGATGATCCTAAAGAAAATTATAAACCGGAAGAAATGAACGGAAAAACAACCAGAATAAGTAAAGCAGCTCAGACTGCAGTGGCAGATAAAGGAATATTTGTTGTTGTATCTGCAGGAAACGAAGGTAGTAATCCTGGTTGGAGAATTATTTCTTCTCCTGCTGATGCAGAAGGTGTATTATCTGTGGGAGCAACCAGAGACAGATATTGGGATAAAATTTCATACAGTAGCATTGGTCCTGAGTTTTTAAATTACATGAAACCTAATGTTAGCTGTTTTTCACCAAATGGTACTTCATTTTCTGCTCCCGCTGTTGCAGGATTTGTCGCTTGTCTGATGCAAATGGATCCTAATAAATCTAATAAGGAATTAAAAGCCATTATGGAAAAAAGCGGACATTTATATCCTTATGGGAATAACTTTATCGGATATGGAGTTCCTCTTGCTTCAAGAGCCATAGCGCTAATGGAAAATCCAGATTTCAAGTTAACTCATTCTGATGAAAAACATGTTTCAGGCTCCAAGGTTCAGATAAAGATTGATAAAAATCTCAATGCAGATGTAGTTCTGTTTCACAAAAAGAATGAAACAATAGTAAAATACCAGGAAATCGGTACGGTACACAAAGGCAGACTGAAAATCAAGAGAATACCAGGAATCGCCAGAACTACTGTAGCTTTTGGTCAGGAAGTACTGGAGATCATCTGGGACTAGTTGATTTCGATTTGTCAGTACTTATGAGTTAATTTGTTTAATGAAAGATTATGAAATTTTTACCCTGAGCAATGGGCTCAGGGTTGTTCATAGATTTGTATCCCATACTAAAATAGCCCATTGCGGATTTGTACTGGATGTTGGCAGCAGGGACGAGCATCCGGAGGAACATGGCATTGCCCACTTTTGGGAGCATATGGCTTTCAAGGGCACACAAAAACGTAAATCTTTTCATATCATCAACAGACTTGAGGTATTCGGAGGCGAGTTGAATGCATATACTACAAAAGAAAAAATCTGCTTTTATGCCTCAATCCTTGATGACCATTATGAAAAAGCAGTAGATCTGCTGGC
Coding sequences within it:
- a CDS encoding leucine-rich repeat domain-containing protein; this encodes MKQFFTVGLIFIFITLSSFNQPDAKTYYENGLASLNRKEYIQAIGEFTNAISLKPDFADAYYHRAYAKDLLGKKMGFFSSELCTDFVSAMKLGKEDAAAKLEKSCMGECFDLDGAFFEPEVVYCADFSSKILTDLPANSDHLIYLVKLNFFNNKATTISDKFGKLTALLSLDLNSNQITTVSPSIGKLVHLKELSLNKNKITTLPYEFGNLKNLKILNLRQNALAELPKSVATLSSLETLDLALNKLTSLPIEIANLKNLKTLVLVGNELSKKEQDKVKALLPNTTIHFE
- a CDS encoding aminopeptidase P N-terminal domain-containing protein; its protein translation is MKYLPIDKGLFVKNRSNFVSQLKPGSIAIFVSNDIYPTNADGTLPFRQNNDLFYLSGIDQEETILVLFPDAKSESLREILFIRETNEHIATWEGNKLTKTEASAASGIPTIYWSSQFKSVLNSLIFDCSSIYLNYNEHTRADKQVLSKEERFAKWCKKNYPLHTYERSAPILHKLRSIKSEIEIEQMKTAVNITEKAFRRVLNFVKPGVMEYEIEAEIAYEFLKNRSRGPAYQSIIASGANSCILHYVVNDQRCKDGDILLLDFGAEYANYAADLTRSIPVNGKYTSRQKDVYNAVLKVMKEAKKLLVAGNNFKTYNETVGKIVEEELIKLKLLDNKEVKNQDPANPLYRKYFMHGVSHYLGLDVHDVGSRNAIFENGMVFTVEPGIYIKEEGLGIRIENNILLSEKGPIDLMENIPIEADEIEELMNSGK
- a CDS encoding S8 family serine peptidase — translated: MNKIIKTIFFCFISVYSFGQNKYWVNFKDKDIQNYDYEKYLSSETIKNRKRFNLALYQYSDVPVNPLYIKTLTNSGIDIQSKSRWFNSVSVFLNQDQLKQISEMPFVASVEPVNRDIIITGSETNLKPENYHIAMIQMQSNAMLAKNLTGEGVTIGVIDAGFLQANSDRYLVHLFEEERIKGQRDFQDPSRKDIMSESATDADSHGTTVLQMISGYYPQQKTQTGLAVNSNFYLARTENGAREYRGEEDKWIEAIEWLDSLGVRLVNTSLGYAINMDDPKENYKPEEMNGKTTRISKAAQTAVADKGIFVVVSAGNEGSNPGWRIISSPADAEGVLSVGATRDRYWDKISYSSIGPEFLNYMKPNVSCFSPNGTSFSAPAVAGFVACLMQMDPNKSNKELKAIMEKSGHLYPYGNNFIGYGVPLASRAIALMENPDFKLTHSDEKHVSGSKVQIKIDKNLNADVVLFHKKNETIVKYQEIGTVHKGRLKIKRIPGIARTTVAFGQEVLEIIWD